One window from the genome of Aeromonas sp. FDAARGOS 1405 encodes:
- the serB gene encoding phosphoserine phosphatase SerB: MLLSRLPPLLSDWPALLSGSPCWQLNADALQPTETPQAGGWLVLFGKGLGASHLTHLSPLLAAQGLVATLYPPTEVTEVPLLLLGCDRFSSELVAELKSGEWEIDLCHLPALPTLSEPGLLVMDMDSTAIRIECIDEIARLAGVGDQVAAVTAAAMQGKLEFSDSLRNRVALLAGAPVTILDEVAANMPWMPGLQLMVDTLKEAGWKVAIASGGFTRFAGELQQALGLDAIFANELAVEGGQLTGKVSGRIVDASVKAEVLQQLAQEYGIAAAQTVAIGDGANDLKMMGVAGLGIAIHAKPLVRAQAAATLNHHDLEGVICLLAARACSEQRWDKR; the protein is encoded by the coding sequence ATGTTGTTGTCCCGGCTCCCCCCTCTGTTATCCGATTGGCCTGCGTTGTTGTCCGGCTCACCCTGTTGGCAGCTCAACGCCGATGCGTTGCAACCGACAGAGACCCCGCAGGCGGGCGGCTGGTTGGTACTGTTTGGCAAGGGGCTGGGCGCCTCCCATCTGACGCATCTGTCACCACTGTTGGCTGCGCAGGGGCTGGTGGCCACCCTCTATCCTCCCACCGAGGTGACGGAGGTGCCGCTGCTGCTGCTTGGCTGCGATCGCTTCTCTTCCGAGTTGGTGGCCGAGCTCAAGAGCGGTGAGTGGGAGATCGATCTCTGCCACCTGCCGGCACTACCCACCCTGAGCGAACCCGGCCTGTTGGTGATGGACATGGATTCCACCGCGATCCGTATCGAGTGCATCGACGAGATCGCGCGGCTGGCGGGGGTCGGCGATCAGGTGGCGGCGGTAACAGCTGCTGCCATGCAGGGCAAACTGGAGTTCTCCGACAGTCTGCGCAACCGGGTGGCCCTGCTGGCTGGAGCGCCGGTCACCATTCTCGACGAGGTGGCCGCCAACATGCCGTGGATGCCCGGCTTGCAACTGATGGTCGATACCCTCAAAGAGGCTGGCTGGAAGGTGGCCATCGCCTCCGGCGGTTTTACCCGTTTTGCCGGCGAGTTGCAGCAGGCGCTGGGGCTCGATGCTATCTTCGCCAACGAGCTGGCGGTGGAAGGGGGTCAGCTGACTGGCAAGGTGAGCGGGCGCATCGTTGATGCCAGCGTCAAGGCCGAGGTGTTACAGCAGCTTGCTCAGGAGTACGGCATTGCTGCCGCCCAGACCGTGGCCATCGGCGATGGTGCTAACGATCTCAAGATGATGGGCGTGGCAGGTCTTGGGATTGCTATTCATGCCAAGCCGCTGGTGCGGGCGCAGGCTGCGGCCACCCTCAATCATCACGATCTGGAGGGGGTGATCTGCCTGCTGGCGGCGCGCGCCTGCAGCGAACAACGCTGGGACAAGCGCTGA
- a CDS encoding alpha/beta fold hydrolase, which yields MELLQQSLFIPCGAHQLHVRHIKPRVAVHGEPILMVHGAIENGRIFYTESGKGLACFLARHGYQVYVADLRGRGLSTPAIAELAEHGQHELITEDLPALHRWIAECHHGFKVHWVAHSWGGVIMASTLVRFPELADQVASLLFFGTKRGVSVHNPERWLKVDLIWNRLAPWLARRRGFLAARTLKIGADDEPLRYLQETIPWVKCGPWRDPHDGFAYDEGAARVNWPPLWMISARADKVLGHPTDVRRFSDEIGSAARHTRLGRDNGNRLDYDHINMLTAPQAQEDHFPRILEWLLNPQAA from the coding sequence ATGGAATTGTTGCAGCAGTCTCTGTTTATCCCCTGTGGCGCCCATCAACTGCATGTTCGCCACATCAAACCCCGGGTCGCCGTGCATGGCGAGCCGATCCTGATGGTGCACGGCGCCATCGAGAACGGCCGCATCTTTTACACCGAATCGGGCAAGGGGCTGGCCTGTTTTTTGGCCCGCCACGGCTATCAGGTCTATGTGGCTGATTTGCGGGGACGGGGGCTCAGCACTCCGGCCATCGCCGAGCTGGCGGAGCACGGCCAGCACGAGCTAATCACCGAGGACTTGCCCGCCCTGCATCGCTGGATTGCCGAGTGCCATCATGGCTTCAAGGTGCACTGGGTGGCCCACTCCTGGGGCGGTGTCATCATGGCCTCGACCCTGGTGCGCTTCCCCGAGCTGGCGGATCAGGTGGCCAGTCTGCTGTTTTTTGGCACCAAGCGCGGTGTGTCGGTGCACAATCCCGAGCGCTGGCTGAAGGTGGATCTGATCTGGAATCGGCTGGCCCCCTGGCTGGCTCGCCGCCGTGGTTTTCTGGCGGCTCGTACTCTGAAGATCGGTGCTGACGACGAGCCGCTGCGCTATCTGCAGGAGACCATCCCCTGGGTCAAGTGTGGCCCCTGGCGGGATCCTCACGACGGTTTTGCCTATGACGAGGGGGCGGCACGGGTCAACTGGCCGCCACTCTGGATGATCTCTGCCAGAGCCGACAAGGTATTGGGCCATCCGACCGATGTGCGCCGTTTCAGCGACGAGATAGGCTCGGCTGCTCGTCACACCCGCCTGGGGCGTGATAATGGCAACCGGCTTGACTATGACCACATCAATATGCTGACCGCCCCGCAGGCGCAGGAGGATCACTTTCCCCGGATCCTGGAATGGCTGCTCAATCCGCAGGCAGCATGA
- a CDS encoding PilZ domain-containing protein produces the protein MDSVHQQHLIEQLVPLLREKDFEEIFNRLTQDENSNGRFLIKMELNRKCSPCRRVIDMRDELEDECLVHEFDGITHFMPAEAIGLFQSQCYLYRDAYTLGVYEALQQWQKNHHHARVDGLLQPPVSPFRQYDVNTIVFASYYGRRQERMHFSSPLLIKLHDGEKLFAKSSDLSLGGMRVSVPYLPNYQTGAQVEVFFTGLERDHPNPVLHQPVGYQILGEESKEGKYWLRLVRSGEQPAFDAFLSDFIEANKIRYRVSVDYLLSAAIIKGYEQFYLPRMTGMPLFFSTGDCPSLEIALRTENNQHLLEYWRDEKNRDALAGLFSAKRMKRLCPAPGTTTETLIYCFTHTVRSHIYFFSATAEELRQSGLTALFFQVGSRRPSWRVYKFSLEACESLEADVGQLQGVENSQLQDILLLERLKLIGYCGLLQEISLESQREEFRPEGELGNNANELQRFGHELGVAPFEIESLHYVQLRKELRYIHKTAVAIHHNGKSWLGWTRDISTHGLQVELEDAFIGEKNDVVTIALPRLQELSKSMDLQHLSYRLVSLNMTRTVLHLCIDGDSDRHTGRQFFSLLIESNQNKLKAAQEQRRYRGLARALRNIYTHHLFNSPVYINKLKGAPKPAAIGKSLTPRSLQQLLTACAEQPEQENLYPLFQGELFKELLMNPLRAIEREDKPREDEVYIASIQTKAGLPIFTSRLASSFSNLKEKRQFIELALQQGEFYSVLVGISRTGRPDTNFIANELDYIAKFAIHKAKRLEEELWSVVGVGELTDTTQATLFRFGITQPPR, from the coding sequence ATGGATTCAGTACACCAACAACATCTGATTGAACAACTTGTACCCCTGCTGCGGGAGAAAGATTTCGAAGAGATCTTCAACCGTCTGACCCAGGACGAAAACAGTAACGGCCGTTTTCTGATCAAGATGGAGCTCAATCGCAAATGCTCCCCTTGCCGCAGGGTTATCGACATGCGCGATGAACTGGAGGACGAGTGCCTGGTGCACGAGTTCGACGGTATCACCCACTTTATGCCGGCCGAGGCCATCGGACTGTTTCAGTCCCAGTGCTATCTCTACCGTGACGCCTATACCCTTGGCGTTTACGAAGCGCTGCAACAATGGCAAAAGAACCATCACCACGCCCGGGTGGATGGCCTGCTGCAACCCCCTGTCAGCCCCTTCCGGCAATACGACGTCAACACCATCGTCTTTGCCAGTTACTACGGGCGACGACAAGAGCGGATGCACTTTAGCTCGCCCTTGCTCATCAAACTTCATGACGGGGAGAAGTTGTTCGCCAAAAGTTCCGATCTTTCCCTCGGCGGCATGAGAGTCTCGGTCCCCTATTTGCCCAATTACCAGACCGGCGCTCAGGTCGAGGTCTTCTTTACCGGGCTAGAGCGGGATCACCCCAATCCGGTGCTGCATCAGCCGGTCGGTTACCAGATCCTCGGTGAAGAGAGCAAGGAAGGGAAGTATTGGCTGAGGCTGGTACGCTCCGGTGAGCAGCCCGCCTTCGATGCCTTCCTCAGCGACTTTATCGAAGCCAACAAGATCCGCTATCGGGTCAGCGTCGACTATCTGCTCTCCGCCGCCATCATCAAGGGATATGAGCAGTTCTACCTGCCACGGATGACCGGCATGCCGCTCTTCTTCAGCACAGGAGATTGTCCCTCACTCGAGATAGCACTGCGCACCGAGAACAACCAGCACCTGCTGGAGTATTGGCGCGACGAGAAAAACCGCGATGCCCTGGCGGGACTCTTCTCAGCAAAACGGATGAAACGCCTCTGCCCTGCTCCCGGCACCACGACCGAAACCCTCATCTACTGCTTCACCCACACGGTACGCAGCCATATCTATTTCTTCTCTGCCACTGCTGAAGAGCTGCGCCAGAGTGGTCTCACCGCCCTCTTCTTCCAGGTGGGCTCCCGACGTCCCAGCTGGCGTGTCTACAAGTTTTCACTGGAGGCGTGTGAATCGCTGGAGGCAGATGTAGGGCAGTTGCAGGGGGTCGAAAATTCGCAACTGCAGGATATTCTGTTACTCGAACGTCTCAAACTGATTGGGTATTGCGGCCTGCTGCAGGAGATCAGTCTGGAGTCCCAACGGGAGGAGTTCCGCCCGGAGGGCGAGCTGGGCAATAATGCCAATGAATTGCAACGTTTTGGTCACGAGCTGGGCGTTGCCCCCTTCGAGATTGAATCCCTGCACTATGTCCAGTTGCGCAAGGAGCTGCGCTATATCCACAAAACAGCCGTTGCCATCCATCACAATGGCAAGTCATGGCTTGGCTGGACCCGAGATATTTCTACCCATGGCCTGCAGGTCGAGCTGGAAGATGCCTTTATCGGCGAGAAAAACGATGTGGTGACCATCGCCCTGCCCCGTCTGCAGGAGTTATCCAAGAGCATGGATCTGCAGCATCTCTCCTACCGGCTGGTTAGTCTCAACATGACTCGCACCGTGCTGCACCTCTGTATCGACGGGGATTCCGATCGTCATACCGGTCGTCAGTTCTTCAGCCTGCTGATCGAGAGCAACCAGAACAAGCTCAAGGCGGCGCAGGAGCAGCGCCGTTATCGCGGACTGGCGCGAGCCCTGCGCAATATTTACACCCACCACCTGTTCAACTCACCGGTCTATATCAACAAACTGAAGGGTGCCCCCAAGCCAGCCGCCATCGGCAAGTCACTCACTCCGCGCAGCCTGCAACAACTGTTAACCGCCTGTGCCGAGCAACCTGAGCAGGAGAACCTCTATCCGCTGTTTCAGGGGGAGTTGTTCAAGGAGCTGCTGATGAATCCGTTGCGAGCCATCGAGCGGGAGGACAAACCGCGTGAAGATGAGGTCTATATTGCCAGCATCCAGACCAAGGCGGGCCTCCCCATCTTCACCAGCCGCCTCGCCAGCAGCTTTAGCAACCTAAAAGAGAAGCGCCAGTTCATCGAGCTGGCACTGCAGCAGGGAGAATTCTACTCGGTGCTGGTCGGCATCTCCCGCACCGGACGCCCCGACACCAACTTCATTGCCAATGAGCTGGACTACATCGCCAAGTTCGCCATTCACAAGGCAAAGCGGCTGGAAGAGGAGTTGTGGAGTGTCGTGGGGGTTGGCGAGCTGACCGACACCACCCAGGCAACTCTGTTCCGGTTCGGCATCACGCAGCCGCCCCGCTGA
- the radA gene encoding DNA repair protein RadA, whose product MAKNKTAYVCSECGADFTRWQGQCSECKEWNTITEVRLGSVTPAGKSARYTGYAGAVGSQVQTLAEIATTEIPRFTSGFKELDRVLGGGVVPGSAILIGGNPGAGKSTLLLQTMCGLAERMKTLYVTGEESLQQVAMRANRLGLPTDKLRMLSETSVEQICLIAQQEQPQIMVIDSIQVMHVADVQSSPGSVSQVREAAALLTRYAKQNHVAIFMVGHVTKDGSLAGPKVLEHCIDCSVLLDGGHDSRFRTLRSHKNRFGAVNELGVFAMTEQGMREVSNPSAIFLSRGQEQAPGSIVMVIWEGTRPLLVELQALVDYSQLSNPRRVAVGMDHNRLAMLLAVLHRHGGLQMADQDVFINVVGGVKVEETSADLALLLAMVSSFRDQALPKDLVVFGEVGLSGEIRPVPSGQERLQEAAKHGFRRAIVPHANAPKHPIEGMEVVPVKKLSEALEAL is encoded by the coding sequence ATGGCTAAAAATAAAACTGCTTATGTTTGTTCCGAATGTGGTGCCGACTTCACACGCTGGCAAGGTCAATGCAGCGAGTGCAAGGAGTGGAATACCATCACCGAGGTACGCCTTGGCTCCGTCACTCCCGCAGGCAAGAGTGCCCGTTACACCGGTTATGCCGGCGCGGTCGGCAGTCAGGTACAGACACTGGCAGAGATCGCCACCACCGAAATCCCCCGTTTTACTTCCGGTTTCAAGGAGTTGGATCGGGTGCTTGGTGGCGGTGTGGTGCCCGGCTCGGCGATTCTGATCGGTGGTAACCCGGGGGCGGGTAAATCGACCCTGCTGCTGCAGACCATGTGTGGTCTGGCAGAGCGGATGAAAACTCTCTATGTCACCGGTGAGGAGTCGCTCCAGCAGGTGGCAATGCGGGCCAACCGCCTTGGTTTGCCTACCGACAAGCTACGGATGCTCTCCGAGACCAGCGTTGAGCAGATCTGCCTGATTGCCCAGCAGGAGCAGCCGCAGATCATGGTGATCGACTCCATTCAGGTGATGCATGTGGCGGATGTCCAATCTTCTCCCGGTTCGGTCTCACAGGTGCGTGAGGCAGCAGCGTTACTGACCCGTTACGCCAAGCAGAACCATGTGGCCATCTTCATGGTGGGTCATGTGACCAAGGATGGCAGTCTGGCTGGCCCCAAGGTACTGGAACACTGCATCGACTGCTCTGTGCTGCTTGACGGTGGCCATGACTCCCGTTTTCGGACTCTGCGCTCTCACAAGAACCGCTTCGGTGCGGTCAACGAGCTGGGGGTCTTTGCCATGACTGAACAGGGGATGCGCGAGGTGAGCAACCCATCTGCCATCTTCCTCAGTCGCGGTCAGGAGCAGGCGCCCGGCTCCATCGTCATGGTGATCTGGGAGGGTACCCGACCTCTACTGGTTGAGTTGCAGGCGCTGGTTGACTACTCCCAGCTCTCCAACCCTCGCCGGGTGGCGGTGGGGATGGATCACAACCGACTCGCCATGTTGCTGGCTGTGCTGCACCGTCACGGTGGGCTGCAGATGGCGGATCAGGATGTCTTCATCAACGTGGTTGGCGGGGTCAAGGTCGAGGAAACCAGTGCGGATTTGGCGCTGTTGCTGGCGATGGTCTCCAGCTTCCGGGATCAGGCGTTGCCCAAGGATCTGGTGGTGTTCGGCGAAGTGGGGCTCTCAGGGGAGATCCGTCCTGTCCCCTCTGGTCAGGAGCGGCTGCAGGAGGCGGCCAAGCATGGTTTCCGCCGTGCCATCGTGCCGCACGCCAATGCCCCCAAGCATCCTATCGAAGGGATGGAAGTGGTGCCGGTCAAGAAGCTGTCTGAGGCACTCGAGGCACTGTAA
- a CDS encoding PilZ domain-containing protein → MSERRRFARILYLTTADLTQGEHKWQTQLVDISLQGALLIRPDDWESRDNKEYQLSFVLSGSDIEIKMQVELTHEASKKLGFYCHHIDIDSATHLKRMIELNVGDEELLHRELEQLLSEHLEHSQP, encoded by the coding sequence ATGTCTGAGCGCCGCCGTTTTGCACGGATCCTCTATTTGACCACGGCCGACCTCACCCAGGGGGAGCACAAGTGGCAAACTCAGCTTGTCGACATCTCCTTGCAGGGAGCCCTGCTGATCCGCCCAGACGACTGGGAGAGCCGTGACAACAAGGAGTACCAGCTCAGTTTTGTCCTGAGTGGCAGCGATATCGAGATCAAGATGCAGGTCGAGCTGACCCATGAAGCCAGCAAGAAGCTGGGGTTCTACTGCCACCACATCGATATCGACAGCGCCACCCACCTCAAGCGGATGATCGAGCTCAACGTCGGCGACGAAGAGCTGCTCCACCGCGAGCTGGAACAATTGCTGAGCGAGCATCTGGAACATAGCCAGCCCTGA
- the rsd gene encoding sigma D regulator — MLTKLEQTKQALAGKHKAIDDWLDARQALLVEYMRLAGLTPARTKQRSLPKQEELQHFCDRLVDYVSAGHFEIYHHVVTAFEQASGETLELAKRIYPHIRATTEFALEFNDKYSDADEAQLLLLDDDLNELGPVLEDRFKQEDRLVKALHVVEFLSAQQA, encoded by the coding sequence ATGTTGACAAAACTGGAACAGACCAAGCAGGCGCTGGCAGGCAAGCATAAGGCAATCGATGACTGGCTGGACGCCCGACAGGCGTTGCTGGTTGAATATATGCGACTGGCGGGCCTCACCCCGGCTCGAACCAAACAGCGCAGCCTGCCCAAACAGGAAGAGTTGCAGCACTTCTGCGACCGCTTGGTCGACTATGTCAGCGCGGGCCATTTCGAGATCTACCACCACGTCGTCACCGCTTTCGAACAGGCCAGTGGTGAAACACTGGAACTCGCCAAACGGATTTACCCCCATATTCGTGCTACTACCGAGTTTGCCCTCGAATTCAATGACAAATACAGCGATGCCGATGAGGCCCAACTGCTACTGCTTGATGATGACCTCAACGAATTGGGCCCGGTACTGGAAGATCGCTTCAAACAGGAAGATCGTCTGGTAAAGGCACTCCATGTGGTGGAGTTTCTCAGTGCCCAGCAAGCCTGA
- the hupA gene encoding nucleoid-associated protein HU-alpha, whose amino-acid sequence MNKAQLVDAIAAKADLSKAQAKVALEEIINGITQSLKEGDAVQLVGFGTFKVTHRAARTGRNPQTGKEIQIAAANVPSFVAGKALKDAVK is encoded by the coding sequence ATGAACAAAGCTCAACTTGTCGATGCGATTGCCGCCAAAGCAGATCTGAGCAAAGCTCAGGCCAAAGTGGCTCTGGAAGAGATCATCAATGGTATTACCCAGAGCTTGAAAGAAGGCGATGCTGTGCAACTGGTCGGTTTTGGCACCTTCAAGGTCACCCACCGTGCAGCCCGCACCGGTCGTAACCCGCAAACTGGTAAAGAGATCCAGATTGCTGCTGCCAACGTGCCTTCATTTGTGGCTGGCAAGGCACTGAAAGACGCCGTCAAGTAA
- a CDS encoding chlorhexidine efflux transporter, whose translation MFDKGLLKLCGRTNKQPLDRFLHAFGYEASFMMLSLPCVMFWLDLDVWDALMLDLGFVAFYLVYIMLFTWAYERIWPLPSTPQTA comes from the coding sequence TTGTTCGACAAGGGGTTGCTCAAACTTTGCGGGCGCACCAACAAGCAACCACTGGACCGCTTCCTGCACGCGTTTGGCTATGAGGCGAGCTTTATGATGCTCTCCCTACCCTGCGTCATGTTCTGGCTCGATTTGGATGTATGGGACGCCCTGATGCTGGATCTCGGCTTCGTCGCCTTCTATCTCGTCTACATCATGCTCTTTACCTGGGCCTATGAGCGGATCTGGCCGCTGCCATCCACTCCGCAGACGGCATAA
- a CDS encoding chlorhexidine efflux transporter, giving the protein MSSTQLRTTPDRLRYLVLYEGIGLALVAPLISQLFGQGVAEVGSLAIFFSIVATA; this is encoded by the coding sequence ATGAGTAGTACCCAACTACGCACCACCCCTGATCGACTTCGCTATCTGGTGCTCTACGAAGGCATCGGGCTGGCACTGGTCGCCCCCCTGATCAGCCAGCTGTTCGGTCAGGGCGTCGCCGAGGTCGGTTCGCTGGCCATCTTCTTCTCCATCGTCGCCACCGCCTAG
- a CDS encoding Nramp family divalent metal transporter — MQPALTTTIPARKFKLTLLGPAFIAAIGYIDPGNFATNIQAGSTFGYQLLWVVVWANLMAMVVQTLSAKLGIVTGKNLAEHIRDRLPKPAVWAYWVQAEIIAMATDLAEFIGAAVGFKLLLGVTLLEGACITAVVTWGILMLQSRGQKPLEFVVGSLLLFVAAAYIVELIFSRPHLPSLLEGALFPGLPNSDAVYLAAGVLGATVMPHVIYLHSALTQHTQDQGSVSQRLHTTQVDVAIAMTIAGFVNLAMMAMAAAAFHSSGHQQVAELESAYQTLTPLLGQAAATLFGLSLVASGISSTVVGTLAGQVVMQGFVRFTIPLWQRRAITMAPAFVVIAMGLNTTEILVLSQVILSFGIALALIPLLMLTGDRALMGQHRNHPVTQAIGRLIVALVIGLNAYLLVAMI; from the coding sequence ATGCAACCCGCACTGACAACTACGATTCCAGCCCGCAAATTCAAACTAACCCTGCTCGGGCCAGCCTTTATCGCCGCCATCGGCTATATCGACCCGGGCAACTTCGCCACCAATATTCAGGCGGGCTCTACCTTTGGCTACCAGTTGCTCTGGGTGGTGGTATGGGCCAACCTGATGGCCATGGTGGTGCAGACCCTCTCGGCCAAGCTCGGCATCGTCACCGGCAAGAATCTGGCGGAACATATCCGTGACCGACTGCCAAAACCGGCGGTCTGGGCCTACTGGGTGCAGGCAGAGATCATCGCCATGGCCACCGATCTGGCCGAATTTATCGGCGCCGCCGTCGGCTTCAAGCTGCTGCTTGGCGTGACCTTGCTTGAAGGAGCCTGTATCACCGCCGTGGTGACCTGGGGGATCCTGATGTTGCAATCCCGTGGTCAGAAACCACTGGAGTTCGTGGTCGGTAGTCTGTTGCTGTTCGTCGCGGCGGCCTACATCGTCGAGCTGATCTTCTCCCGCCCCCATCTGCCCAGCCTGCTGGAGGGCGCCCTCTTCCCCGGTCTGCCCAACAGCGATGCCGTCTATCTGGCCGCCGGTGTGCTCGGTGCCACCGTGATGCCCCATGTTATCTACCTGCACTCGGCGCTGACCCAGCACACCCAGGATCAGGGCTCGGTCAGCCAGCGGCTGCACACCACCCAGGTCGATGTGGCGATTGCCATGACTATCGCCGGCTTCGTCAATCTGGCGATGATGGCGATGGCGGCCGCCGCGTTCCACAGCTCGGGCCACCAGCAGGTAGCGGAGCTGGAATCCGCTTATCAGACCCTCACTCCGCTGCTGGGTCAGGCAGCAGCCACCCTGTTTGGCCTCTCGCTGGTCGCCTCCGGCATCAGCTCTACCGTGGTGGGCACCCTGGCCGGGCAAGTGGTTATGCAGGGCTTTGTCCGCTTTACCATCCCACTCTGGCAGCGTCGCGCCATCACCATGGCTCCCGCCTTCGTGGTAATCGCCATGGGGCTCAACACCACCGAAATTCTGGTGTTGAGTCAGGTGATCCTGAGCTTTGGCATCGCGCTGGCCCTGATCCCGCTGTTGATGCTGACCGGCGATCGGGCGCTGATGGGGCAACATCGCAACCATCCGGTCACACAAGCCATCGGCCGCCTTATCGTTGCGTTGGTGATTGGCCTCAACGCCTATCTGCTGGTTGCCATGATCTAG
- the rpsF gene encoding 30S ribosomal protein S6, producing the protein MRHYEIVFMVHPDQSEQVPGMIERYTGAITTSGGTIHRLEDWGRRQLAYPIDKLHKAHYVLMNVEAEQAVIDELETNFRFNDAVIRNMIMRTKHAVTEVSPMAKAKEERFTRRDDERREEATEAASEE; encoded by the coding sequence ATGCGTCATTACGAAATCGTCTTCATGGTTCATCCGGACCAGAGCGAGCAAGTTCCCGGCATGATCGAGCGTTACACCGGCGCCATCACCACCTCCGGTGGTACCATTCATCGCCTGGAAGATTGGGGCCGTCGTCAGCTGGCTTACCCGATCGACAAACTGCACAAAGCCCACTACGTTCTGATGAACGTAGAAGCAGAGCAAGCCGTTATCGATGAGCTGGAAACCAACTTCCGCTTCAACGATGCCGTTATCCGCAACATGATCATGCGCACCAAGCACGCCGTGACTGAAGTTTCTCCGATGGCCAAGGCCAAAGAAGAGCGCTTCACCCGTCGTGACGACGAGCGCCGCGAAGAAGCTACTGAAGCTGCTTCCGAAGAGTAA
- the rpsR gene encoding 30S ribosomal protein S18 has product MARYFRRRKFCRFTAENVTEIDYKDIVTLKNYITESGKIVPSRITGTRAKYQRQLARAIKRARYLALLPYTDLHNK; this is encoded by the coding sequence ATGGCACGTTATTTCCGTCGTCGTAAGTTCTGCCGCTTCACCGCCGAGAACGTTACCGAGATCGACTACAAAGATATCGTTACTCTGAAAAACTACATCACTGAATCTGGCAAGATCGTACCGAGCCGTATCACCGGTACCCGCGCCAAGTATCAGCGTCAGCTGGCACGCGCCATCAAGCGTGCTCGTTACCTGGCTCTGCTGCCGTACACCGATCTGCACAACAAGTAA
- the rplI gene encoding 50S ribosomal protein L9 produces MQVILLDKIAKLGGLGDQVSVKSGYARNYLIPQGKAVMATKANIEAFGARRAELEAKLAANKAAAEERAAKLAELATVVIASKSGDEGKLFGSIGTRDVAEAITAAGVAVAKSEVRMGNVLRNTGDYEVAVQLHADVKATVQIQVVAL; encoded by the coding sequence ATGCAAGTTATCCTGCTCGACAAAATCGCCAAACTGGGCGGTCTGGGTGACCAAGTTTCCGTGAAATCTGGTTATGCCCGTAACTACCTGATCCCGCAAGGCAAAGCTGTTATGGCCACCAAGGCCAACATCGAAGCTTTCGGTGCTCGTCGCGCTGAGCTGGAAGCCAAACTGGCTGCCAACAAAGCTGCTGCTGAAGAGCGTGCTGCCAAGCTGGCCGAACTGGCTACCGTGGTTATCGCTTCCAAGTCTGGTGACGAAGGCAAGCTGTTCGGTTCCATCGGTACCCGTGACGTGGCTGAAGCCATCACTGCTGCCGGCGTAGCCGTTGCCAAGAGCGAAGTCCGCATGGGCAACGTTCTGCGTAACACCGGTGACTACGAAGTTGCTGTTCAGCTGCACGCTGACGTTAAAGCAACCGTACAGATCCAGGTTGTTGCCCTGTAA
- a CDS encoding ferredoxin--NADP reductase yields MAWVEGRVIERIEWTPTLFSLRVAAELAPYKAGQFTKLALEQGDRRIQRAYSFVNPPSAPYHEFYLVEIPSGELTPSLGSLQAGDTLLVQSQATGFLTLDEVPAGRDLWLLSTGTAIGPFLSMLADGEAFNRFDNLVLVHGVRKGEELSYQDLIASFAEQYGERFRYVPFVSREPWPDAMAGRIPAAIANGQLQDRVGLEFSPELSQVLICGNPEMVKETQQTLLAQGLAKNLRRAPGNISAENYW; encoded by the coding sequence ATGGCTTGGGTAGAAGGTCGCGTCATCGAACGCATCGAATGGACACCCACCCTGTTCTCCCTGCGGGTAGCGGCCGAGCTGGCCCCTTACAAGGCAGGCCAATTCACCAAGCTGGCCCTCGAGCAGGGCGATCGCCGCATTCAGCGCGCCTACTCCTTCGTCAATCCCCCCTCTGCGCCATACCACGAGTTCTATCTGGTCGAGATCCCGAGCGGTGAGCTGACTCCCTCGCTCGGCTCGCTGCAAGCGGGCGATACCTTGCTGGTGCAATCCCAGGCCACCGGCTTTCTGACGCTGGATGAGGTGCCCGCCGGGCGCGATCTCTGGCTGCTCTCGACCGGTACTGCTATCGGCCCCTTCCTCTCCATGCTGGCCGATGGGGAAGCCTTCAACCGCTTCGACAATCTGGTGCTGGTGCACGGGGTACGTAAAGGCGAGGAGCTGAGTTATCAGGATTTGATTGCGAGCTTTGCCGAGCAATATGGCGAGCGCTTCCGCTATGTCCCCTTTGTCAGTCGCGAGCCCTGGCCCGATGCAATGGCAGGGCGGATCCCGGCGGCGATTGCCAATGGTCAGCTGCAGGATCGAGTGGGGTTGGAGTTCTCCCCCGAGCTGAGTCAGGTGCTGATCTGCGGCAATCCGGAGATGGTGAAAGAGACCCAGCAGACCTTGCTGGCGCAGGGGTTGGCCAAGAATCTGCGGCGGGCGCCTGGCAATATCAGTGCGGAGAATTATTGGTAA